One genomic region from Rattus norvegicus strain BN/NHsdMcwi chromosome 10, GRCr8, whole genome shotgun sequence encodes:
- the Or2y1 gene encoding olfactory receptor Olr1396 yields MDSFNATLEERFILVGFSDWPQLELILFVFISIVYSLTLFGNTAIIALSRMDLRLHTPMYFFLSHLSFLDLCYTTSTVPQLLINLHGLDRIISYGRCVAQLFISLALGSTECVLLVVMAFDRYAAVCRPLHYTTIMHPVLCQALAIASWVGGFLNSLIQTGLMMTIPLCGRRLNHFFCEMPVLLKLACKDTGDTEAKMFVARAIILVFPATLILGSYGHIARAVLKVKSMAGRRKAFGTCGSHLLVVSLFYGSAIYTYLQPKGSYSESDGKFVALFYTIVTPMLNPLIYTLRNKDVKGALWKVLGRSTGQE; encoded by the coding sequence ATGGACAGTTTCAATGCCACTTTAGAAGAGAGATTCATTTTGGTGGGCTTTTCAGATTGGCCTCAGCTGGAActcatcctttttgtttttatttcaattgtCTACTCCCTAACTCTCTTTGGCAACACCGCCATCATAGCTCTCTCCCGAATGGACCTTCGattacacacccccatgtacttcttcctctcaCACCTCTCCTTCCTGGACCTCTGCTACACCACCAGCACCGTGCCCCAGCTCCTGATCAACCTGCATGGACTTGACAGGATCATCAGCTATGGAAGGTGTGTGGCCCAGCTGTTTATATCTCTTGCTCTGGGATCCACTGAGTGTGTGCTCCTGGTGGTGATGGCTTTTGACCGCTATGCTGCTGTGTGTCGTCCACTGCACTACACGACCATCATGCACCCTGTTCTCTGCCAGGCATTGGCCATTGCTTCCTGGGTAGGAGGCTTCTTGAACTCTCTGATTCAAACAGGACTCATGATGACCATACCGCTCTGTGGACGCCGACTAAATCATTTCTTCTGTGAGATGCCTGTGCTCCTCAAGTTAGCCTGCAAGGACACAGGAGATACAGAGGCCAAGATGTTTGTGGCCAGAGCCATAATCTTGGTCTTCCCTGCAACATTAATTCTTGGCTCCTATGGACACATTGCTAGAGCAGTATTGAAGGTAAAGTCAATGGCTGGCCGCAGAAAGGCTTTTGGGACATGTGGGTCCCACCTCCTGGTGGTTTCCCTGTTTTATGGCTCAGCCATTTACACATACTTGCAACCCAAGGGTAGTTATTCTGAGAGTGATGGAAAGTTTGTTGCCCTTTTTTATACTATAGTGACTCCCATGCTCAACCCTTTGATCTATACCCTGAGGAACAAGGATGTGAAGGGCGCTCTGTGGAAGGTGCTAGGGAGGAGCACAGGCCAAGAGTAG
- the Or2y1 gene encoding olfactory receptor Olr1396 isoform X1 — MRYGSINDGKDLSLSRMDLRLHTPMYFFLSHLSFLDLCYTTSTVPQLLINLHGLDRIISYGRCVAQLFISLALGSTECVLLVVMAFDRYAAVCRPLHYTTIMHPVLCQALAIASWVGGFLNSLIQTGLMMTIPLCGRRLNHFFCEMPVLLKLACKDTGDTEAKMFVARAIILVFPATLILGSYGHIARAVLKVKSMAGRRKAFGTCGSHLLVVSLFYGSAIYTYLQPKGSYSESDGKFVALFYTIVTPMLNPLIYTLRNKDVKGALWKVLGRSTGQE, encoded by the exons ATGAGATATGGAAGTATAAATGATGGGAAGGACCTAT CTCTCTCCCGAATGGACCTTCGattacacacccccatgtacttcttcctctcaCACCTCTCCTTCCTGGACCTCTGCTACACCACCAGCACCGTGCCCCAGCTCCTGATCAACCTGCATGGACTTGACAGGATCATCAGCTATGGAAGGTGTGTGGCCCAGCTGTTTATATCTCTTGCTCTGGGATCCACTGAGTGTGTGCTCCTGGTGGTGATGGCTTTTGACCGCTATGCTGCTGTGTGTCGTCCACTGCACTACACGACCATCATGCACCCTGTTCTCTGCCAGGCATTGGCCATTGCTTCCTGGGTAGGAGGCTTCTTGAACTCTCTGATTCAAACAGGACTCATGATGACCATACCGCTCTGTGGACGCCGACTAAATCATTTCTTCTGTGAGATGCCTGTGCTCCTCAAGTTAGCCTGCAAGGACACAGGAGATACAGAGGCCAAGATGTTTGTGGCCAGAGCCATAATCTTGGTCTTCCCTGCAACATTAATTCTTGGCTCCTATGGACACATTGCTAGAGCAGTATTGAAGGTAAAGTCAATGGCTGGCCGCAGAAAGGCTTTTGGGACATGTGGGTCCCACCTCCTGGTGGTTTCCCTGTTTTATGGCTCAGCCATTTACACATACTTGCAACCCAAGGGTAGTTATTCTGAGAGTGATGGAAAGTTTGTTGCCCTTTTTTATACTATAGTGACTCCCATGCTCAACCCTTTGATCTATACCCTGAGGAACAAGGATGTGAAGGGCGCTCTGTGGAAGGTGCTAGGGAGGAGCACAGGCCAAGAGTAG